One Mycolicibacterium fortuitum subsp. fortuitum genomic window carries:
- a CDS encoding type Z 30S ribosomal protein S14 gives MAKKALIHKANKKPKFAVRAYTRCNKCGRPHSVYRKFGLCRICLREMAHAGELPGVQKSSW, from the coding sequence ATGGCAAAGAAGGCGTTGATCCACAAGGCCAACAAGAAGCCCAAGTTCGCGGTTCGCGCGTACACGCGGTGCAACAAGTGCGGTCGCCCGCACTCGGTCTACCGCAAGTTCGGGCTGTGCCGTATCTGCCTGCGCGAAATGGCGCACGCGGGTGAACTGCCCGGCGTGCAGAAGTCCAGCTGGTAA
- the rpsH gene encoding 30S ribosomal protein S8 codes for MTMTDPIADFLTRLRNANSAYHDEVTLPHSKLKANIAEILKKEGYINDYRTEDARVGKSLVVSLKYGPSRERSIAGLRRVSKPGLRVYAKSTNLPRVLGGLGVAIISTSSGLLTDRQAARQGVGGEVLAYVW; via the coding sequence ATGACGATGACTGACCCGATCGCAGACTTTTTGACACGTCTGCGCAACGCCAATTCGGCGTACCACGATGAGGTGACTCTGCCCCACTCGAAGCTCAAGGCGAACATCGCCGAGATCCTCAAGAAAGAGGGCTACATCAACGACTACCGCACCGAGGATGCTCGCGTCGGCAAGTCTCTGGTGGTGTCGCTCAAGTACGGCCCCAGCCGTGAGCGCAGCATCGCCGGCCTGCGCCGGGTGTCCAAGCCCGGCCTGCGGGTCTACGCAAAATCCACCAATCTGCCTCGGGTGCTCGGCGGCCTGGGCGTGGCGATCATCTCCACGTCCTCGGGCCTGCTCACCGACCGCCAGGCAGCACGACAGGGCGTGGGCGGCGAAGTCCTCGCTTACGTCTGGTAG
- the rplF gene encoding 50S ribosomal protein L6: MSRIGKQPVPVPAGVDVTIDGRNVSVKGPKGTLTLDVAEPITVERNDDGAIVVSRPDDERRSRSLHGLSRTLVANLVTGVTEGYTRKMEIFGVGYRVQLKGSNLEFALGYSHPVVIEAPEGITFAVETPTKFSVSGIDKQKVGQISAVIRRLRRPDPYKGKGVRYEGEQIRRKVGKTGK; encoded by the coding sequence ATGTCGCGTATTGGTAAGCAGCCGGTCCCGGTTCCCGCCGGGGTCGATGTGACGATCGACGGCCGCAACGTCTCGGTCAAGGGCCCCAAGGGCACCCTGACCCTGGACGTCGCCGAGCCGATCACCGTCGAGCGCAACGATGACGGCGCCATCGTGGTCAGCCGTCCCGATGACGAGCGGCGCAGCCGCTCCCTGCACGGGCTGTCCCGGACCCTGGTGGCCAACCTGGTCACCGGTGTCACCGAGGGCTACACCCGCAAGATGGAGATCTTCGGCGTCGGCTACCGCGTCCAGCTCAAGGGTTCCAACCTGGAGTTCGCGCTCGGTTACAGCCACCCCGTGGTGATCGAGGCGCCCGAGGGCATCACGTTCGCCGTCGAGACGCCCACCAAGTTCTCGGTCTCGGGTATCGACAAGCAGAAGGTCGGTCAGATCTCCGCGGTCATCCGCCGCCTGCGCCGCCCCGACCCGTACAAGGGCAAGGGTGTGCGTTACGAGGGTGAGCAGATCCGCCGCAAGGTCGGAAAGACAGGTAAGTAA
- the rplR gene encoding 50S ribosomal protein L18, producing MATTKTDAAAAAARKPVGQNISETRRNSRLRRHARLRKKVSGTAQTPRLVVNRSARHIHVQLVDDLEGVTLAAASSIEADVRAVEGDKKAHSVRVGQLIAERAKAAGVDTVVFDRGGYTYGGRIAALADAAREGGLKF from the coding sequence ATGGCTACTACAAAGACTGACGCCGCAGCTGCCGCCGCCCGCAAGCCGGTGGGGCAGAACATCTCTGAGACCCGCCGTAACTCCCGGCTGCGTCGGCACGCCCGGTTGCGCAAGAAGGTCTCCGGCACCGCGCAGACCCCGCGTCTGGTGGTCAACCGTTCGGCACGGCACATCCACGTGCAGCTCGTCGACGACCTGGAAGGCGTCACCCTGGCGGCTGCCTCGTCGATCGAGGCCGACGTTCGCGCCGTCGAGGGCGACAAGAAGGCGCACAGCGTTCGGGTCGGTCAGCTGATCGCCGAGCGCGCCAAGGCTGCCGGCGTCGACACCGTGGTGTTCGACCGTGGTGGCTACACCTATGGCGGCCGGATCGCCGCGCTGGCGGATGCCGCGCGCGAGGGCGGGCTGAAATTCTGA